The region CTCTGGAGCCCTTTAACCCTCTGCCACCCAACTCCATGCTCCTCCCTTGCCTCCCCACTCTGTGTTTCTGAGAGTATTTAGAAGCATAGATGAATTTGTTGGAGAAAACCAGCACAGATAGTTTGCAAGTGAGACCAGAAACTTGGCTTTTAGGACAGTAATTCTCCATTGAGTTCTTACAGCCTTATAGATCTAATATAAGGATTTTTACCATCTTAGATCTCCAAGGCTCTAGTGTTAAACGTGTAAGCATCTATAGAACTGAGTTTTGAATGAGCATTTTATATCAGCGTAGCTTTAGGAGACTCCCTAAAAGAAGCATTTctgccaggtgttggtggcacatacctttaattccagcacttgggaggcagaggcaggcagatctctgtgagttcaaggccaacctggtctacagagcaagttccaggacagccagagatacatagagaagccctgtctcgaaaaaccagaattTAACAAAAGAAGAGGTAGGAAAGAACCCACACCAATAGCCCATGCCCAGTTCTGTGTTTCTTTCCAGAGTCTGCGCCGAAAGGAGGGCACTCGTGGAGGAAAGGCCTACATAACTAAAAGGGgctcagaaaagagaagggagcagTTTGAGTGTCAGCATTCTTGAATAAGGAAGGAGAAGCTGGATGGTCTGCAGCATGAGTTCCAGGTAACACTTGAAGAGAAATCTCTAGCTCCTGTTGTGTTTTAGTGGAAATCACAAAGCTAACCAGCGGAACACTATGGATGAACTGGATCGCTAGCCGAACTGTGCAGCAGCCATCGGGACATTTTCTGTGACGAGCCAGATGGCAAATATTTTAGGCTCTATGGGTCATATGATCTCTTTCAAAGCCACTCTGCATCATAGCATAGAAGTAGCCATTCACATAAATGAATGAGCAAGCCATGttcctgtaaattttttttataaaaatagacagTGTACCAGTATAGTTAGGTTCAGAACCTAGCCTGTTTTAGTATTCTTTTCTGCCTCATAATAATCCAGAACAAAAGGTAACACTAGAAAGCAACAGTCTTTTTGCTATTTTGTATAATTCTGGAATCTGCTCCTAGTCTTAACTAGTGATACTCTTATGAGTCTTTTTAGGGGTTGCTGGGGTGGCTGCATTTAGCTAATGGTCTTCCTAGAGATTAGGCACAGGTCAGGACATAGAGATGGCTGGGCCCTTCCTCTCCATGTAGCCTGTAAGCACTGTCTCTCTTTATTGTCTCCCCCATGTCCTccttttgttttaggttttttttttttggttgttttcgagacagggtttctctgtgtagctctggttgtcctggaactcactctgtagaccaggctggccttgaaatccaaGAGATCCACaaaatgcctctgcctcctgagtgctgggattaaaggcgtgtgccaccacgcctggcttccCCCAAGTCCTTCTAGCCCAATAGTTGTGTGACTTATGTGCTAACTACAGAAGTGAAAGCCTTCAGACCTTTTATATGCAGAGGTCAAAGATTTGTGTGTCACTTGTACCATGTCCTGTGACTTAAATAGTCCAAATGTAAGGGACATTCTGGGGTgcggtggtgcaagcctgtaatcccagccctcaggaggcagaggctggggatattagagttcaaggccagtgtgagctATATAGATAAaatctggtttaaaaaaatatgggtaGAGAGGATCACTAATGAAAAGCCAACCATATTGTGTTCCCTCTAACTTCTTTAAGCTTTAGAATTTGCATTAGAGAATTGATGCTTTATTTAGGTGTGTCAACTGGACACATATAGCATATAGAAAACTCTTTGTGTAGTGTTGGATATATAGCGACTTAATAAGTAGCAGCCGATAAAGTGATAAGAGGAGAGGGGGAACAATATGGATATATGCTTACTTATTGGAAAGAATTGGTTTGTTACTGTGGCAAACCATTATGTACTATGGCCTAACATTTAAAGTGTACCAGTttccaagccgggcagtggtggcacacaactttaatcctagcaatcaggaggcagaggcaggcggatctctgtgagttagaggccagcctggtctacaagagctagttccaagacaggcaccaaagctatacagagaaatcctgtctcaaccccAAAACGGGCCAGTTTCCTAGCTCAGTTAACACATTGCAGAATCTAGTTTTGTCATATAACATGTCCCCATGCTAAGCAAGTAAATGACCAATGAATAAATTTAGggggaaaactttaaaaaattgccTTAACATTAAAACTATTTCTTACAGGATTTGGAATAGAAAATGGGATGTGGCTTTGAGCTGATGTCCTGTTTTTATCTTTCAGGTGACCAAAGACACATTTCTTAACTGGCTTGTTTTGAGAACTCATGCCTGAACTACATCAGTATGGCCAATAGAAGACGAGGTGGGCATGGCCAGCCTCCCTCCGTGAAGCCATCCCGGGTTAGCCCCCGACGTCTTTCCACCAACAGGACCCGCACCCACAATATATGCATGGTGTCTGACTTTTTCTACCCAAACATGGGAGGTGTGGAAAGCCACATTTACCAGCTCTCTCAGTGCCTCATCGAGAGGGGGCACAAGGTCATAATTGTCACCCATGCGTACGGAAATCGAAAGGGCATCCGTTACCTCACCAACGGCCTCAAAGTTTATTACTTGCCACTCAGAGTCATGTACAACCAATCTACAGCCACGACTCTCTTTCACAGTCTGCCATTGCTCAGGTACATATTTGTTCGGGAGAGAGTTACCATAATCCATTCCCACAGTTCTTTTTCTGCCATGGCCCATGATGCTCTCTTCCACGCCAAGACAATGGGGCTTCAGACAGTCTTCACAGACCATTCCCTTTTTGGATTTGCTGATGTCAGCTCGGTGCTTACAAACAAGCTTCTAACTGTGTCTCTCTGTGACACAAACCACATCATTTGCGTCTCTTATACTAGTAAGGAAAACACTGTCCTAAGAGCAGCACTGAATCCTGAAATAGTGTCCGTCATTCCTAACGCTGTAGATCCTACTGACTTCACTCCAGAGCCATTTAGGAGGCATGATAGTTTAATAACTATTGTTGTTGTCAGCAGACTTGTTTACAGAAAAGGTAATGAAATAGTAGCTCTCTTTGCCTTgacgactttttttttttattccttgtaGAAAACTGTTCAATACTTGTATATAATGATTGCTTGCCTTTTTATGTTGTGTGGTGGTTTTACACTGACTTGTAACTGTTGCAAGGGAAGGTCAGATATCAAGTTTATACATctaataagaaaaatgtatagagtGGCTACGAATGCTGCCCCAACCCTTGATGTTGTAATGATTACTGAACAACAAGCAAAGCGTTTACCCGATGTCCTCTAATCAGATCTTCGTAAAAGTTCAGGCGCCCTGCATGGGTAGTCCGAACAGAATGTGCTCTGTGGCCTTTGCTTTTGGATTGCAGAAGTAATGGTTTATTAATTGCAGTTTTCCAAAGTTCACATAGCACATCTGTGACTGTTTTATTCAGAGATGGCCCTAATGACGGTTCCCATTGGCAAACTTCTTGTCTTTTGTACCGTGCTGTACACATTATTCAAAATCAGTAGGCCTTTCGGGCACTTGCTGTCCTGAGGCTTGCTGATTTTATCTGGTCATCTGCAAGGCATTGATATAGAGAGTCAAGTGATGAAGGAGTAGGTGGCCCAGGGTCAGAAACTGGCTCATTGCTGATCAAAGATAGGTCACTTGATAGTTCTGCGgccctttttatttgtttgggtcACAACAGGAACTTAGTGATGGATCAGAGATAACTCTTATAAAGATCTTTGCTTAGATTATCCTCCACCTCCATCTTCTGTTATCTCTCAGGAGTATTGTGTTCTTGCTGCTGGTTTTCCAATTTCTGTGGCACTAATGGTCCCATGTAGCATTTGTGTTTATTACACATACGAAGCAACCTGCTTTTTAACCTGGAAACCGTCTCTTGGTGCTTTGTGAAAAGCTGTCCAATAGTCAGAAATACCATTGAAGGCTTGCGGGGCAGGGAGTCAGTAACAAATGCTACATGCTCTCCTTAACTATTTGAATTTGAAACGTTTGCACACGGGCTGAATTGTAGGGAGCTTGGTTGAGAGCTCTAGGACTCGAGAATGAGCTGAGCTCACTGCTTCCTGCTGCGCTGGTTTGCGCAGTTGCTTTCACAGGGCCAACCATTGCTACTCTGGGTTTCCTTTAAAGGAGGGGACCACAATGTTTGAAACCATGAGctggagtaaaaaaaaattattttttcagttttactcTCCAGTTTAGGTCACCTCTCATCTGACAAGGACTGCCTTTTTTTGGCATTCATTTATTTGGCTCTTTCAAACTATTTAGCCTTTGTAGAAACATGTCAGCTTATGTGATAGATACTTAATTAGATTATTCAACACAGTCGCAAGGAAAATGGGCACAAGATGAATCTGGAGAAATGCCAACAGGCTATGTTCTGTCATGTAGCAgtgtatttgggagctggcagtggTCAGTATAGGTGATGATTGTCATACTTCTGAACAACGCCCTTAAGTTAGAAAACTTGGACTCAGTTGCATTCTCTGGGATAAAGGAAATCATGTCTTGCTGTTTAATCAAGATGATATTAATGGAATTCTGTATTCTGTACCCTTTCTGGGATACTGGTGatgtatatattataactttaaaactttgccccaatttttttttaatcagatagCTTACCTTGCTGAGATAGATGAGAAGGTATGACGGTGCGTGTGATTGAAGATCTCCACAACTACTCATACAAAGGTTAAACGTGTTACTTTATCTCATTAATGTGGTAGTTTAACCATCAGAACTAGCAAGAATGGAGTCAAAATATGGTCTTTCCTGTTTTCAATTCAGTAATTCAACAGATAAACTGAACTGTCATCATAGGCCAGGCACCTGCAAAATGTAACGTGAAGAGCAAAGGCCATGTCCCTAACTCACATGTGAGTAGTTATAATAAGATCCATTCCTTCCTAATACTGTAATTCCCAGATTTCTAAGGCCCATTGAAGTAGATTAAGAGGATAAAGCCATGTTCTCCTTGCCCAGCTTTTGTGGAGAAAAGGCTGGCTTCTGAGCCTTCTTCCATCTAGTCAGGGTTTCCCACCATTCTCTGTGTAGGCACCTCCAGCTGCTTGCTGCAGTGGTAAAGACAACATTTGTATTCTGCAGTCGATAGCCTGTCCATGGTACAGTACCCCACTTACCCCAACAACTGTAGGGTAGATGTTACCTGCACGTAACAGACAAAAcagttctcagagagggtaagtaacTCACCCAAGGTAACGCAGTAAGTAACAGATCACAAATGCATCTAGCTCTTGAGTCAAGGTCTGCCTGTGCCCCTCCCCTCAGTCTGGCCAGTGTTATGCTGGATCAGATCTGAACATTCTTAAAACATGGTTGGACTGTGCTTTAAAGTCAGTTTTAATCAGAGGGGGTTTTGGGGTCTATTTTGTGTGAATGTGGTGACTGGTGGTCATTTTGTGTGTTGTGGTTTGTGTTGGAGTCCTCTTAGACTCTAGCCAGAGTAAGCTTGTtgctttttggttgtttgttttatagtGAGGAGGGGAAAACCTGCTTTATTCCTAGAGTACTATAATACAGCATTGATTGTGCTGACTGACTCCGTTGCGtataaggttgttttttttttttaaatcaggattAAATGACCGTGTACATTTGAAGTAGATAGTGAATATAGCCTGTTCAGTAAATGTCGCCATTGTCTACAGCTGTGATGATTGCTCCCTTCTTTTTTTGTATGAAGAATGGgcacttaatattttcttttaaaggcaggaaaaggagaaagcgTAGGAAGCCAAGTGTTAAGTGGTACTGAGGCATTTCCTGGCTCTCCAGCAGTTCAGCTGATGGGTGTAGACTGGAAACAAGGATGCTAATGGGAAGCCTTCATCACCCAGGAAACCTACAACTGAATTGATTTTTGGTGTACATAGTCATTTTGAAAAACCTGTTGCTGATTGCACAAAGTGGCTAAATGCTGAGTCGCTTCCAGAGACATGGGCAACTTCAGAACCTCACAATAGCCAAAGCAAAATTTCGTATTAAGGAAAGAATCTGTGGGGGAAATGATTTTGTTGTGGTTTATCTTGTCAGGTAGAAGCTTAGAGCAGAAAATGTCCCAAAAGAAGTCAGATACGTGGAGCGAGTATTTTTTTATCTATATGTTCAGTATCTCAAAGTAAAGACTAAAGGgatttcctttgtcttttgaaATTCACTTCTTTGGATCCCTTATGAATCCGGGCCATTCTGAGGGTGCAAAGTGAGACTGCATGTGTAGTGCCCGAGTGTTTGCCAGGGTCACATGGCTGGGCAATGACAAACCACACCCGCCATCTGATTGTTCCTTTTAGTTGGATCAAAAGAACACTGAATGAGAATCCATAGGGATTCATCATTATCCACATAATTCATGCAATATGAAAGAAGGTGTGGGTTTGTaatctataaagaaaagaaaatccacgTGAACCTGTATTTTCCCATCACGCGTTATAATCGGTCTGTCTATTTTGAGGAAGATTGATGGGAAAAATGGACTTTGTGTGCATATGcaaatttatgtgtatgcattttttaattgaataaacTCGGCTCAATAGATTATTTCATGTTTACTTTTGAACATATGGTTTGTAATTGTCGATGAACCAAGTTCCTAAGTAGTGTCAGCATTACTGTGGCTTTAGCTAGCTACTCTTTATACCAGTAGGCTGTGCCTTTTTCTATTGCATTATATCTCCTGAGATTATGCTTACATATGAGAtgaaaaccatttcttttttttttttaaaaaaaaaggaagctataGCCTTAGGTCTCTGAACTATAATGATCTTACAGCCGAGGGGATTACATTCTGAAATCCCCTGTGCAAACTGCAGTCTGAACAGCGTGAAAGCAGTAGCTAAGACTATTGCTTAGCCCTTTCCTGCTGCAAGAAGTGGAGTCATAGACCTGTTGATTTTTTATAGCTGGAGACTTTGGACTTATATATATGTCTCTGCATCTACTAGGGCATGATTATAGGGTGGACTGGTCTTAAAAAACCAAAGCTGGAGCGAGACCTAGATTTCTAGTCAGCTGTGTGCTCTGGAGATAGCTAACAAGCGTTAGCTATCTCCGTCACCATTTCCAGGTAGGCGGTATGAACAAGTGAGTGTCTTAAAGACTACAAAGTTGAAGCAGGATTGCTCATGACTTGGGTATGTGGCAGTAGCAACGCTTGTCCGTACCTGTATCTTCGGGTGTTGTAACTCTTGGGAACCAATGGCAGTTGGTACATGACTCCCCACTTCTGGGAAAAGGTTAAGAGGCTTGGTATGTCTATTTTAAGGAGGCTAGCTATAGTTGATTCTTAAGACGAGTGGATTCTCAGGGACTCTGGTGAGTTTTTTAAgtgttaaatattaatatttccgATATTTAACTTTATGATTTCAGGGACTGATTTGCTTAGTGGTATAATCCCTGAACTCTGTCAGAAATACCAAGAATTAAACTTCCTAATTGGAGGAGAGGGGCCAAAGCGAATCATTTTGGAAGAAGTACGGGAAAGATACCAACTACATGACAGGTATTAACGGCTCCCAAGGCATTGTGGTGTGAAAATGGCAGTTGTTTATGTTTGCTTTTGACCACATGCCTGACTTAGCTGTGCTCCTGCTTCTGTTTAGAAGGGGCATGCAAATAGAAGGCATGTTGGTTTCTTGTGTGAATTTCTACCAAATAAGAAAGCTTACAGAATACA is a window of Arvicola amphibius chromosome X, mArvAmp1.2, whole genome shotgun sequence DNA encoding:
- the Piga gene encoding phosphatidylinositol N-acetylglucosaminyltransferase subunit A isoform X1 — translated: MANRRRGGHGQPPSVKPSRVSPRRLSTNRTRTHNICMVSDFFYPNMGGVESHIYQLSQCLIERGHKVIIVTHAYGNRKGIRYLTNGLKVYYLPLRVMYNQSTATTLFHSLPLLRYIFVRERVTIIHSHSSFSAMAHDALFHAKTMGLQTVFTDHSLFGFADVSSVLTNKLLTVSLCDTNHIICVSYTSKENTVLRAALNPEIVSVIPNAVDPTDFTPEPFRRHDSLITIVVVSRLVYRKGTDLLSGIIPELCQKYQELNFLIGGEGPKRIILEEVRERYQLHDRVQLLGALEHKEVRNVLVQGHIFLNTSLTEAFCMAIVEAASCGLQVVSTKVGGIPEVLPENLIILCEPSVKSLCEGLEKAIFQVKSGTLPTPENIHNVVKAFYTWRNVAERTEKVYERVSKETVLPMHKRLNRLISHCGPVTGYIFALLAVFSYLFLIFLQWMTPDSIIDVAVDATGPRGAWVYQCPCDEKGDGNDKVSKSR